The genomic DNA CAAAGAGCTTCCAGAAGGCTTAGGGGCGGCGTTTGACAACTTTGTCGAATTCCTTTTACCTATACTAGGGAAGATGTCGTAGGTGCCGTTGTAGGGAATAATGAAAGATCTGATGGCAATATACAGTGGCTTTACCAAAAAGCTCATCGCTGATCGCTCCCAAACCGCCGTAACATCTATTATCACTCACACTACCGTTCATCCCCGTATTTTCATCAATCACATTTCTTCCGGTATCCAAGAAAAAAATGTCCAGATTCGTGCCTACTCAGTCAACCATCTCAAAACATTTCTCATTGTCCATGCTTCACATGCCAAGCACCAAATCGAAGCGACGCCAGGTCTGAGTGATACGCTGGATGCTGCATTCAGGAAAGCATTGGCAGACGTAAACCCGGGTGTGAGAGAAGTGACAAGACAAGCATTCTGGAGGTATCATGAAGTGTGGAGAAGCAAAGCAGAAGTCTTGATGAACAGTTTGGATGGGCAGGCGAGGAAGCAGCTCGAGAAAGCTAATCCGAGGACGGCGGCTTCCCCTATGCCTTCATacgcttcttcatcatctaccGGTGCTCCAAGCTCTGCAAATACAAAGCCCCCATCTAAAAAGATGGACCTCAAGGCGATGCTTGCAGAAAGGAGGCGAGCCGTGAAAGAAGCTGGCAAACAAGCACAAGAGACGAATGCAGGATCTCCTAGAGTGGTGTCGAACCCAGTGTTTGCTTCACCGGGAGTTCAACACGCTTCCATCACGGGTCTACCAAGATCGAGCTCTGCTGTCGGGATTGCAAGACATGTCGAAACCTCCAGCCCTAGCCCCGTCCGTTCACCCACACCTAGTTCATCGGCTACTCGCATTAGAccttcaccctctcccGAACGTATTCAATCCCCTATCCAGACGAAGATCGAGATCGACTCGCCCCTGCGTTCGCGATATACAAGCCTTACGCCAGATTTGGCAAGAAGCCCCCCCAAatcaccatctccatctttaaGTCCGAGTCTGGGATTGGGCGAATCCCCGTTGAGACAGGTCTTGACTTATCCAGCAGCTAATGGGCGTCACTCAgttggggaaggaaaaagagcgATACCCGAGCTTGTAGAGGTGGCTGACAATGGTGCTGAACATGAAGTTGACGAGCTTACGCTGAAGGAAGGACAAAAAACTAGAGATGATGGTAATACGGACCAGGAACTTCCTCCGACGGTgcaggaagaagtggaCCAGGTTGAACAGAGCCAACAATTCGAATCCGAGCCTCGGTTAGAGCACCCCGAACCTCAACAGGGTAATACCTTCTCTACCTCAACTTCCGGTCGTGTGCCATCGACCCCCGCACGATCGATAGCAACAGGTACAACCGCATCTTTACCTAATTCGCGTAATGGAAACATCAAAGGCGAAAAGATAATCAGCTCGAGGCTCAATCCTGAGGCATTCCAAACGCCGCTCAACCCCAAGACTAGTGCTCTTAGAAGCAGCAGTGCTATTCGTACTCCAGCATGGAAGGACTCTCCAAGACCAGAAGCGGTGACTCCTCAGATGATGcagaagctgaaggagaGACGACATGAGAGGAGTTGGTGGGTGAAAAGGCAAGAGTGTGAGTTTGTTTTCCTTTGCCAAGGATTGTAGTAAGCTATTATATAACTGACGCGCGATGATATTTTTATTACCAGTGTTGGAAAAGGCTTCGCCTCTCAAACCTCTTACCCCGTCACCTTCATTTGCGATATTGCCTGATATAGAAGCCCTGGAATTGGGCGCACCGACGCTCAAGAATCTCCAGAAAATCGCACTCTTCTGCAGCTCGCATCCTGTCCGTCCTGAACCAACTGCCGAacaggatgaagaggaaaaaagagcgtttgaagaggagaagagagtcTGGACAGGGCTGTTTGATAGGGTCATGAATGGCGTAGTAGACTTCTTAAGACCAGACAAGGTtagtttttttttttttttttggcgaAATATTTTGTTTTCCGCTGAACAGCGACTGTCGGGTTAGGACAAAGAACTTCTCGAGCAAGGACTGGTTGTCCTTTGGGAAATCGTTCAACACCAATGGCCATTGGTCGATGATACGCAGAGACTGTGCCACGGGTTGTTCAGATTGAGGGAAAGTTCTGATGCCGTTGTGAGTCTTTGAAGTGATTGTTATCAGTAGTGACTTACATGCGAATTTTCTTTCGTGCTGTATAGGTACTCGAGTCGACTAACGCTCTGATATCCCTCCTCGTCCAAATCTCTGACCCGATGCTTCTCCTTTGCAATCTCCGTTCATCTCTCGATCGTTTCCTTACTAAACACCCTGCCCCGCCCTCAAGCTCTGCGGACAATTCCGATCCAATGACCAGTGCCCTCTCACAACTGTCACTCTCGAGCTCCAAAGAATCGCctgagaagaggacgaggaatTCGGGCTATCTATTCGGGCTTACAAGTATTGGTATGTGCGTATTGAGATTATCGGCGCCCGTGATTGTTTCCGAAGGCCCAAAACTAGGTCAGATTGTCATGGAAGTACGGCAAGCTTTCTTTCAATCTATGTTATATATGGGTACTGACCGCGAGTTGCGTCCATAGGCAATAAACgatccatcatccatcatccgCCAGGCTGCCCACTCTCTTCTACTGGCCATTCAATGCGTTACTCATGATTCCAGAAAAACACTTGCCTTTGTGCCTGCTATGTCACAGGGTCAGAAAGATCTCGCGGTATATTATATGGCACAAAACGGGGTCTTGGAGCAGATTGGACTTCATAAAAAAGCAACTagtgaaggagaaaaaggcagGGAAGGCGACAGGGATAATATGACTGGCGAGTTGGCAGGGTTGATGTCGAGAGGGGTGATAAGGGAGTGAGTGAAGGGGAACCTGTCAGAATCATTGTATAGCATATCTCCCCAAAGAAATTTGAGGGTAATCGATTTACTATTTTTTTACCTATATAATCAGAAATGCCTTGCCAGGCTCTCGAATTTCCGTCAGATTCCGATGACGACCATGCTGGATCTCGATTACACTATCGTGCGTTGCACCGAACATGATGCTTCCCCCTTGGCCTAATCATATCGTCTGTTAGAGACTACTTAGGACTCAATGGTCTGCCTGATAATACATGACTCTACTTGCATTGATTGTAACCTATGAATGGAATGGAGCAAACGCTTTTTTGAACTTGACAgcatcctctttctcctccgcATCACTCTTAGCACACGCTTTCCAATCAATACGATGCTGTAGACCCAAAAGACTGCCAAGTACGATTCTGAACAAAAAGAGCCCATTAGTCAAGGATGATTTCCCCCAAATAGAAACCGGCCAAGACTTACCTGCCAAACTGAAGGTCAAAGTTCCCCTTCAACATGTGCACCATCTTGGTCCCATCTGGGCATTCCACTTTGAAATAGTTTCCACCAGATCCAGCTCTCGCCAACGCCCTCTCCGGCTCCTTTTCCCAATCGATACCCTGTCTTTCTCCTGCAATCCTGAATGATTCCTCGACTTTATTCGCCAACTCTTTGGGGATAGGTACGATCTGCACGTGCGCGTGCCCCCCCCTGCCACTGAGACGGCCGACCTCAAATGAGACGGGGACAGCACCATAAGAGGCATAACATTCTCGGAGAGAAGATTTGAAGCCCTCTAATTCAGAGATGATTGACATGGCGTCATCGGCGggaatggagaggagagtaGGATGATGAGCGATGGGAATGATCTGGAAGTGTGATTGTCAGGAGAAAATGTCCAGAAGTATGAGGCTGAACATACCAGAACATGTCCTCCACCAGGGACAAGTGATTTGCCCTCGTCAGTAGGTATAAGTTGTCCTTTGGGAAGTGTCACGTAAGTTTCTGCTCCGATTGCAACGATGAGATGCTTGGTGACTTTAGGGTTACTCAGACAGAACCAACCTACGCGAATGATCAGCTAACAAACCCCCAGCTTTTAAACTGCACACTCACATTCAGCAGGACcaagctccttcttcttggctttggcttcttccctttccaaaACCAAAGGACAATCCCGGATGTAATGTTGCCCGTCGGCTCCACATGCACGACATACATAACCTTGAGGAGGCGGCTTAGGTCCCCTTGGTTTATCTTCCTTGTTAGGACATTCTCGGACGAAGTGGTCCGGCTGATTGATTTCGCGgtaaagagagagaggaaaagagagacCGAGTCAGCTGGACGTCCGGTACCTACTGCATGTGCCGTCAAACTGGTGGGCCAGGACTTACGGATTGGCAGATTTTGCACTTGTATCCTGGAGGCGGCTTGGATTTGTCGCCTTTCATGGGACAATCTTGAATCCAATGCTGACAAATGATCAAGTCAGCCACTATATCACACATGTAACGAAGCGACTCACACCAGCTTGAGAACAAATCTTGCACATATAGTCagctggaggaggtgcACCGTCTTCGGGGATGGAGCATCAGCACTGTTCTGGTGATGATAAGAGGCTTTTCAAATACACACCCAGCCGGCCCTTCTTTTGTGACTGTCCGTTAacatcgtcttcatcaagaCCTCGCTTTTTCACAATGGGCACGGGCAGGAAAGGGTTAGGTGTCGCGTTGGCGGGCCGGGCGGGCACTGGAGTAGAGGAGctttgaggagggagagtgaaAGCGTAGAACCACTGTCCCATTAAACATCAGCCATCATTCCACGCTTCAATCTTTTTGTTCTGGCAAAAGATTTATTCTTACCCTAGCCTTTTTACCTCCAGCAGGCACCTCTCCTCCTAACGCTCCCAACTTGACCGCCCTAGtccacctctcctccttccctgACGGGCTAGCCCAACCCCATGGTTCTCTTTCCCAGAAACCTTCACCATTCCC from Cryptococcus neoformans var. neoformans JEC21 chromosome 3 sequence includes the following:
- a CDS encoding nucleus protein, putative, with the translated sequence MAQQTQPLKILAIGSPLSELSTLVSKITAINGKHGPFDACVVVGDLFAEGTDGSEVAGLKFPVPTYFTLGKNILPQSIQEKISETGGEVVDNLVFLGKSKVLTTAQGLKIACIGGGYSPETYNVLDDPYSPVITRESVDAVLKHSLLSEPSTKTAESLASAKQSAAVLPAAFQGIDLLLFSSPAPPISSLSPSFTTSGVSLINPAPPLEEVVKKAKPRYLLWGNGEGFWEREPWGWASPSGKEERWTRAVKLGALGGEVPAGGKKARWFYAFTLPPQSSSTPVPARPANATPNPFLPVPIVKKRGLDEDDVNGQSQKKGRLDGAPPPADYMCKICSQAGHWIQDCPMKGDKSKPPPGYKCKICQSPDHFVRECPNKEDKPRGPKPPPQGYVCRACGADGQHYIRDCPLVLEREEAKAKKKELGPAECWFCLSNPKVTKHLIVAIGAETYVTLPKGQLIPTDEGKSLVPGGGHVLIIPIAHHPTLLSIPADDAMSIISELEGFKSSLRECYASYGAVPVSFEVGRLSGRGGHAHVQIVPIPKELANKVEESFRIAGERQGIDWEKEPERALARAGSGGNYFKVECPDGTKMVHMLKGNFDLQFGRIVLGSLLGLQHRIDWKACAKSDAEEKEDAVKFKKAFAPFHS